Proteins from one Pristis pectinata isolate sPriPec2 chromosome 34, sPriPec2.1.pri, whole genome shotgun sequence genomic window:
- the LOC127586042 gene encoding hereditary hemochromatosis protein homolog has product MESWNGPASLLFTVLSLCSGPGSQAVSHSWMYFYLQSISISELPDFSKVGMLDDLQIDYYDSTLEEVESRQQWIADGFSAEYWKQQKEITDNLHQHLSMLLIPIHPLFDISYIQGIWGCTQSGNMFNAILKFNVPDIGEIGCDIAKEKCTGTGFLAMFNNHLNQLNLTDGPELRSSCGQDLQRALQLGEQALERQVAPEVRVLKMKPTATEGQSLRCIITPFYPRAINATWLKNRQVVSQGYKVTVLPNYNETYWMELVIELQSNDLEMYTCQVQHSSLSETLILKGGVGEPRGAGPMLGLMAVLAMVIGAV; this is encoded by the exons ATGGAGAGTTGGAACGGACCGGCATCACTCCTTTTCACCGTGTTGTCTCTCTGCTCTGGGCCGGGAAGCCAGGCAG TCTCCCACAGCTGGATGTATTTCTACCTCCAATCTATCAGCATTTCTGAGCTGCCAGACTTCTCTAAGGTCGGCATGTTGGACGACCTGCAGATAGACTACTACGACAGCACCCTCGAAGAAGTAGAATCCAGGCAGCAGTGGATCGCAGACGGTTTCTCGGCTGAGTACTGGAAACAGCAGAAAGAAATCACAGACAATCTTCATCAGCATCTCTCTATGCTTCTGATACCAATCCACCCGTTGTTTG ACATCAGCTACATCCAGGGAATCTGGGGCTGCACACAATCTGGAAATATGTTCAATGCGATTCTAAAGTTCAATGTCCCAGATATTGGAGAGATCGGCTGTGACATCGCCAAAGAGAAGTGTACAGGCACTGGTTTCCTGGCAATGTTCAACAATCACCTTAACCAACTCAATCTCACTGACGGTCCTGAACTGAGGAGCAGCTGCGGTCAGGATTTGCAGAGAGCTCTTCAGCTTGGTGAACAGGCACTTGAAAGGCAAG TTGCTCCAGAGGTTCGGGTGTTGAAAATGAAGCCCACAGCTACCGAAGGCCAAAGTCTCCGGTGCATCATCACTCCCTTCTACCCCCGCGCCATCAACGCCACTTGGCTGAAGAACAGGCAGGTGGTCTCCCAGGGTTACAAGGTGACCGTGCTACCAAACTACAACGAAACGTACTGGATGGAGCTCGTCATTGAGCTGCAGAGTAATGATTTGGAGATGTATACCTGTCAGGTCCAGCACAGCAGCCTGTCAGAGACACTGATCCTGAAGGGAG GAGTTGGCGAGCCCCGTGGAGCTGGTCCCATGCTGGGACTGATGGCTGTGCTGGCGATGGTCATTGGAGCGGTGTAG
- the LOC127586135 gene encoding RLA class I histocompatibility antigen, alpha chain 11/11-like yields MESWNGPASLLFTVLSLCSGPGSQAGSHSLMYFYLQTVNIPDLPDFSRVGMLDDLQIDYYDSTLEEVETSHQWIADGLSAEYRKEQKEITDKLHQLLSMHLKQIGSFLSISYIQGIWGCTQSGIMFNAILKFNIPHIGEISCNIAKEKCTGTGLLAMFNDQLNLLSAIYTAELKSSCSQYLQRALQLAEGVLEMQVAPELQVLTRKPTATEGQSLLCIITPFYPRAINATWLKNGQVVSEGYKVTVLPNYNDMYWMELVIELQGNNPEMYTCQVQHSSLPETLMLKGGVGEPRGAGPMLGLMAVLAMVIGAV; encoded by the exons ATGGAGAGTTGGAACGGACCGGCATCACTCCTTTTCACCGTGTTGTCTCTCTGCTCTGGCCCGGGAAGCCAGGCAG GCTCCCACAGCTTGATGTATTTCTACCTCCAAACCGTCAACATTCCTGACCTGCCAGACTTCTCCAGGGTCGGCATGTTGGACGACCTGCAGATAGACTACTACGACAGCACCCTCGAAGAAGTAGAAACCAGTCATCAGTGGATCGCAGACGGTCTCTCGGCTGAGTACCGAAAAGAGCAGAAAGAAATCACAGACAAGCTTCATCAGCTCCTCTCTATGCATCTGAAACAAATCGGCTCGTTCTTGA GTATCAGCTACATCCAGGGAATCTGGGGCTGCACACAATCTGGAATTATGTTCAATGCGATTCTAAAGTTCAACATCCCACATATTGGGGAGATCAGCTGTAATATCGCCAAAGAGAAGTGTACGGGCACTGGTTTGCTAGCAATGTTCAACGATCAGCTTAACCTACTCAGTGCTATTTACACTGCTGAACTGAAGAGCAGCTGCAGTCAGTATTTGCAGAGAGCTCTTCAGCTTGCTGAAGGGGTACTTGAAATGCAAG TTGCTCCAGAGCTTCAGGTGTTAACAAGGAAGCCCACAGCTACTGAAGGCCAGAGTCTCCTGTGCATCATCACTCCCTTCTACCCTCGCGCCATCAACGCCACTTGGCTGAAGAACGGACAGGTCGTCTCCGAGGGCTACAAGGTGACCGTGCTACCAAACTACAACGACATGTACTGGATGGAACTTGTCATTGAGCTGCAGGGCAACAATCCGGAGATGTATACCTGTCAGGTCCAGCACAGCAGCCTGCCAGAGACACTGATGCTGAAGGGAG GCGTTGGGGAGCCCCGTGGAGCTGGTCCCATGCTGGGACTGATGGCTGTGCTGGCGATGGTCATTGGAGCGGTGTAG